In a single window of the Ancylobacter polymorphus genome:
- a CDS encoding zinc-dependent alcohol dehydrogenase family protein, producing MNADTIPATMRRWEMDGFGRAALKLRQVAVPRPGPGEVLVKAAAVALNYRDLLNIADGMGAPLPFPFTPASDLAGTVVATGANAARFATGARVISTFFPGWIDGLPAGDSALLPYQALGGAYPGVLADYVALPEAWLVAAPATLPLEDASTLPCAGLTAWFGLVERGGLRAGDTVLVEGTGGVALFGAQIAKAMGAQVIVVSGSAAKRERARALGADIFIDRRQGDWVDAVRAATGGRGADHVLALAGGAALGRAVEVAAIGGRIAQIGVIEGFDAALPLGPLMLKQLTLNGIGVGHRRALEDLVRAVDATGLRPVIDGRYRLAELPAALDHLERGAFGKIVVTPG from the coding sequence ATGAACGCAGATACGATTCCCGCCACGATGCGGCGCTGGGAGATGGACGGTTTCGGCCGCGCGGCTCTGAAGCTGCGGCAGGTGGCGGTGCCCCGGCCCGGCCCGGGCGAGGTGCTGGTGAAGGCGGCGGCGGTGGCGCTGAACTACCGTGACCTGCTCAACATCGCCGACGGCATGGGCGCGCCGCTGCCCTTTCCCTTCACGCCCGCGTCCGATCTCGCCGGCACCGTCGTCGCCACGGGCGCGAATGCCGCTCGCTTCGCGACGGGGGCGCGGGTGATCTCCACCTTCTTTCCCGGCTGGATCGACGGCCTGCCCGCCGGCGATTCCGCCCTTCTGCCCTATCAGGCGCTCGGCGGCGCCTATCCCGGCGTGCTCGCCGACTATGTCGCGCTGCCCGAGGCCTGGTTGGTGGCGGCGCCGGCAACGCTGCCGCTTGAGGACGCCAGCACCCTGCCCTGCGCCGGGCTCACCGCCTGGTTCGGGCTGGTCGAGCGCGGCGGGCTCCGGGCCGGCGACACCGTGCTGGTGGAGGGCACCGGCGGCGTCGCGCTGTTCGGGGCGCAGATCGCCAAGGCCATGGGCGCGCAGGTCATCGTGGTCTCCGGCAGCGCCGCCAAGCGGGAGCGCGCCCGGGCGCTCGGTGCCGACATCTTCATTGACCGCAGGCAAGGCGACTGGGTGGACGCGGTGCGGGCGGCGACCGGCGGACGCGGCGCCGATCATGTCCTCGCGCTGGCCGGCGGCGCGGCGCTCGGCCGGGCGGTGGAAGTGGCGGCGATCGGCGGGCGCATCGCCCAGATCGGCGTCATCGAGGGCTTCGACGCGGCGCTGCCGCTCGGCCCGCTGATGCTGAAGCAGCTCACCCTCAACGGCATCGGCGTCGGTCACCGCCGGGCGCTGGAGGATCTTGTGCGGGCGGTCGACGCGACGGGGCTGAGGCCGGTCATCGATGGGCGCTACCGGCTGGCGGAGCTGCCGGCGGCGCTCGATCATCTGGAGCGCGGCGCCTTCGGCAAGATTGTGGTGACGCCCGGCTGA
- a CDS encoding TIGR01459 family HAD-type hydrolase, with protein MRPAMEHDNAPLLVPSFATLAPRYDLVLCDVWGVLHNGVAGSPAAADALQRARAGGTTVILVSNAPREPEGVARILDGFGIPRDAYDAIVTSGMVTSALLAGRPGVKMWHLGPERDLGIYKGLDLTLVPFEEAELIVCTGLFDDTVETPDDYADTLAAAKARGLPFICANPDIVVERGGDLIWCAGAIAEAYAELGGEVVFCGKPHRPIYETAFATAARLRGAPVEKTRAIAIGDALRTDLAGALGHGIDCLFVAAGIHAGELGLEQGAEVDERALARLLADGPGRPAAVTTRLAW; from the coding sequence ATGCGCCCCGCCATGGAACACGACAACGCCCCGCTCCTCGTCCCCTCCTTCGCCACGCTGGCGCCCCGCTACGACCTCGTCCTGTGCGACGTGTGGGGCGTGCTGCACAATGGTGTCGCCGGTTCCCCGGCGGCGGCGGACGCGCTGCAACGGGCGCGCGCTGGCGGGACGACGGTGATCCTCGTCTCCAACGCCCCGCGCGAGCCGGAGGGCGTCGCCCGCATTCTCGACGGCTTCGGCATTCCGCGCGACGCCTATGACGCCATCGTCACCTCGGGCATGGTCACCAGCGCGCTGCTGGCCGGACGGCCGGGGGTGAAGATGTGGCATCTCGGCCCGGAGCGCGATCTCGGCATCTATAAGGGGCTCGACCTCACCCTCGTCCCCTTCGAGGAGGCGGAGCTGATCGTCTGCACCGGCCTGTTCGACGACACGGTGGAGACGCCGGACGACTATGCCGACACGCTGGCGGCGGCGAAGGCGCGGGGCCTGCCCTTCATCTGCGCCAATCCCGATATCGTGGTCGAGCGCGGCGGCGACCTGATCTGGTGCGCCGGCGCCATCGCCGAGGCCTATGCGGAACTGGGCGGCGAGGTGGTGTTCTGCGGCAAGCCGCACCGCCCGATTTACGAGACCGCCTTCGCCACGGCGGCGAGGCTGCGCGGGGCGCCGGTGGAGAAGACGCGCGCCATCGCCATTGGCGACGCGCTGCGCACCGATCTCGCCGGGGCGCTGGGCCATGGCATTGACTGCCTGTTCGTGGCGGCCGGCATCCATGCCGGCGAACTCGGGCTCGAACAGGGCGCCGAGGTGGATGAGCGGGCGCTGGCCCGCCTGCTCGCCGACGGGCCGGGCCGCCCGGCGGCGGTCACCACGCGCCTCGCCTGGTAG
- the lspA gene encoding signal peptidase II, protein MSLRLAGPHTLTGALFALAALAIDQGSKLAVLHGVDFGPDGIVKVAPFLDIVWAWNTGISYGLFSLGAEGWWVLGGVKLAAAVLFWFWLARTDNRLEAAALGLLIGGALGNAIDRAAYGAVFDFVSLHAFGFYWYVFNLSDVAIVAGVGLLLYASFFGSAAKSPP, encoded by the coding sequence GTGTCGCTCCGCCTCGCCGGCCCACATACGCTGACCGGCGCGCTGTTCGCGCTCGCCGCGCTGGCGATCGACCAGGGCTCCAAGCTCGCCGTGCTGCACGGGGTGGATTTCGGCCCGGACGGCATCGTGAAGGTGGCGCCTTTCCTCGACATCGTCTGGGCGTGGAACACCGGCATCAGCTACGGGCTGTTCTCGCTGGGCGCCGAGGGCTGGTGGGTGCTCGGCGGGGTGAAGCTGGCGGCGGCGGTGCTGTTCTGGTTCTGGCTGGCGCGCACCGACAACCGGCTGGAAGCGGCCGCGCTGGGGCTGCTGATCGGCGGCGCGCTCGGCAACGCCATCGACCGGGCGGCCTATGGCGCCGTGTTCGACTTCGTCTCGCTGCACGCTTTCGGCTTCTACTGGTATGTGTTCAACCTCTCTGACGTGGCCATTGTTGCCGGGGTCGGGCTGCTTTTGTATGCTTCCTTTTTCGGGAGCGCCGCAAAATCGCCGCCCTGA
- a CDS encoding M16 family metallopeptidase encodes MTGRAAGRRSRPLRSFFSLAAATLMTIALVPASPAQSETTRIQRVISPGGIEAWLVHDTTLPLVAMEIAFLGGAAQDPASTPGVASLTSSLLDEGAGDLDSRAFQDRLAEKAIELRFDASRDSLGGSLRTLSENVDDAFALMALAVNAPRFDDEAVERIRQGQLAQLRRRLNDPSSLASLGWSAAAFPNHPYGRPVAGTLASVPTISRDDLKSFVVRNLARDNLKIAVVGDITAEKLGPALDAMFGALPAKAQLTPVPDVEPKGLGTDVVKTLAVPQTSIVFGGIGLKRDDPDFIPAFVLNHIFGGSAFSSRLFREVREKRGLAYSVYSHLAPLDHAALILGGTATKNDRAAESAALIRAEYERLLTVGPSEEELADAKSYLIGSFALRFDSSAKVASQLLQIQIDNLGIDYIDIRNELVAKVTLDDVKRVAARLNAHPALLFSLVGEPTGLTATPAAGNGG; translated from the coding sequence GTGACCGGCCGCGCCGCAGGCCGGCGCTCCCGCCCTCTCCGTTCCTTTTTCTCGCTCGCCGCGGCCACGCTCATGACCATCGCCCTCGTCCCCGCCTCGCCCGCCCAGTCCGAAACGACGCGCATCCAGCGGGTGATCAGCCCGGGCGGCATCGAGGCGTGGCTGGTTCACGACACCACCCTGCCGCTGGTGGCGATGGAAATCGCCTTTCTCGGCGGCGCGGCGCAGGACCCGGCTTCAACGCCCGGCGTCGCCAGCCTCACCTCCTCGCTGCTCGATGAGGGCGCGGGCGATCTCGATTCCCGCGCTTTCCAGGACCGGCTGGCGGAAAAGGCGATCGAACTGCGCTTCGATGCTTCGCGCGACAGCCTCGGCGGCTCGCTGCGCACGCTGTCGGAGAATGTCGACGACGCCTTCGCGCTGATGGCGCTGGCGGTCAACGCCCCGCGCTTCGACGACGAGGCGGTGGAGCGCATCCGCCAGGGCCAGCTGGCGCAGCTGCGCCGGCGGCTGAACGATCCCTCCTCGCTGGCGAGTCTCGGCTGGTCGGCGGCAGCTTTCCCGAACCATCCCTATGGCCGCCCGGTGGCCGGCACGCTGGCGAGCGTGCCCACCATCAGCCGTGACGACCTCAAGAGCTTCGTCGTCCGCAACCTCGCCCGCGACAATCTCAAGATCGCGGTGGTCGGTGACATCACGGCGGAAAAGCTCGGCCCGGCGCTCGATGCCATGTTCGGCGCGCTGCCGGCCAAGGCCCAGCTGACCCCGGTGCCGGATGTGGAACCGAAGGGCCTCGGCACCGATGTGGTGAAGACGCTGGCCGTGCCGCAGACCTCCATCGTCTTCGGCGGCATCGGTCTCAAGCGCGACGACCCGGATTTCATCCCCGCCTTCGTGCTCAACCACATTTTCGGCGGCTCGGCCTTTTCCTCCCGCCTGTTTAGGGAAGTGCGGGAAAAGCGCGGCCTCGCCTATTCCGTCTACAGCCACCTCGCCCCGCTCGATCATGCGGCGCTGATCCTCGGCGGCACCGCGACCAAGAACGACCGGGCGGCCGAGAGCGCGGCGCTGATCCGGGCGGAATATGAGCGCCTGCTCACCGTCGGGCCGAGCGAGGAGGAACTGGCGGATGCCAAGAGCTACCTCATCGGCTCCTTCGCGCTGCGCTTCGACAGCTCCGCCAAGGTCGCCTCGCAGCTGCTGCAGATCCAGATCGACAATCTCGGCATCGACTATATCGACATCCGCAACGAGCTGGTGGCGAAGGTGACGCTGGACGACGTGAAGCGCGTGGCCGCGCGGCTGAACGCCCATCCCGCGCTGCTGTTCAGCCTGGTGGGGGAGCCGACGGGGCTCACCGCCACGCCCGCCGCCGGCAATGGCGGCTGA
- the ileS gene encoding isoleucine--tRNA ligase, translating to MTSRNSDGRNGNETSVEPAGEGTAHDYSATLFLPQTDFPMRAGLPQREPELLARWERIDLYGQQRKAGAGRPRFVLHDGPPYANGNIHIGHALNKILKDVVVRSQGALGHDSNYVPGWDCHGLPIEWKIEEQYRAKGKNKDEVPVVEFRQECRAFAEGWIDVQRAEFKRLGVEGDWSHPYVTMSYDAEAQIAREIMKFAGNGLLYRGSKPVMWSVVERTALAEAEVEYHDHQSTTIFVKFPVTGYRKSAATAGGLPKGLEPPEDAADIHLFPSYEGASVVIWTTTPWTIPGNRAIAFSPNVTYAVYEVTEAPHDNWAKVGEHFILADKLAEEVFKAARVTAYERHKEVDPTHLVCAHPLNGVEGAQGYFDFRVPVVPGDFVTDDTGTGFVHIAPGHGADDFNLYMSAHLGEVPHTVGPDGRYYDHVPLFAGARVMDDKGKDGDANDAVIKALMGAEKLLARGRLKHQYPHSWRSKAPIIFRNTPQWFIAMDKDIAAADGSSASGDTLRARALGGIAGVQWVPASGQNRITGMIENRPDWVVSRQRAWGVPIAVFVKDRGDGTVEILRDEKVNARIAEAFATEGADAWYKEGAAQRFLGTDYSSNEWTKVDDILDVWFDSGSTHAFTLEVREDLKADRAFNGGPDRVMYLEGSDQHRGWFHSSLLESCGTRGRPPYDVVLTHGFVLDEQGRKMSKSVGNVVAPQEVIKNSGADILRLWVCASDYSDDLRIGPEILKTTVETYRKLRNTLRWLLGSLHHYREAERVAFADMPALEKMVLHRLAELDGVVREAYAGFDFKRVNAALTAFMTSELSAFYFDVRKDALYCDPLSSVTRRACLTVLDEVFNRLVVWLAPILPFTAEETWLARFPSETGSVHLQTFPDTPAKWRDPVLADEWRKIRLVRRVVLGALEVERAAKRIGSSLEAAPVIHVSDPNLFAAVSAVDLAEVCITSDAHLMPDEGPADAFRLPDVPGVAVVPNRAVGHKCARSWKISPLVGTEADYPDVTPRDAQALRELAHARRAAE from the coding sequence ATGACGAGCCGCAACAGCGATGGTCGCAACGGGAACGAAACGTCGGTTGAGCCGGCCGGCGAGGGCACGGCGCACGACTATTCCGCGACCCTGTTCCTGCCGCAGACCGATTTCCCCATGCGCGCCGGCCTGCCGCAGCGCGAGCCGGAGCTGCTGGCGCGCTGGGAGCGGATCGACCTTTATGGCCAGCAGCGCAAGGCCGGCGCCGGCCGCCCGCGCTTCGTGCTGCATGACGGCCCGCCCTATGCCAATGGCAACATCCATATCGGCCACGCGCTCAACAAGATCCTGAAGGACGTGGTGGTGCGTTCCCAAGGCGCGCTCGGCCATGATTCCAACTATGTGCCGGGCTGGGACTGCCACGGCCTGCCGATCGAATGGAAGATCGAGGAACAGTACCGCGCCAAGGGCAAGAACAAGGACGAGGTGCCGGTCGTCGAGTTCCGCCAGGAATGCCGCGCCTTCGCCGAGGGCTGGATCGACGTGCAGCGCGCCGAGTTCAAGCGGCTCGGCGTCGAGGGCGACTGGTCGCACCCCTATGTGACGATGAGCTATGACGCGGAAGCGCAGATCGCCCGCGAGATCATGAAATTCGCCGGCAACGGCCTGCTTTATCGCGGCTCCAAGCCGGTCATGTGGTCGGTGGTGGAGCGGACTGCGCTCGCCGAGGCCGAGGTCGAGTATCACGACCACCAGTCGACCACGATCTTCGTCAAATTCCCGGTCACCGGCTATCGCAAGAGCGCCGCCACCGCCGGCGGCCTGCCCAAGGGGCTGGAGCCGCCGGAGGATGCCGCCGACATCCACCTGTTCCCCTCCTATGAGGGCGCCAGCGTGGTGATCTGGACCACCACGCCCTGGACCATCCCCGGCAACCGCGCCATCGCCTTCTCGCCGAACGTGACCTATGCGGTCTATGAGGTGACGGAGGCGCCGCACGACAATTGGGCCAAGGTGGGCGAGCATTTCATCCTCGCCGACAAGCTGGCGGAAGAGGTGTTCAAGGCCGCCCGCGTCACGGCTTACGAACGCCATAAGGAGGTCGACCCGACGCATCTCGTCTGCGCCCATCCGTTGAACGGCGTCGAGGGCGCGCAGGGCTATTTCGATTTCCGCGTGCCCGTGGTGCCCGGTGATTTCGTCACCGACGACACCGGCACCGGCTTCGTCCACATCGCCCCCGGCCACGGCGCCGACGACTTCAACCTCTATATGTCCGCCCATCTGGGCGAGGTGCCGCACACGGTCGGCCCGGACGGGCGCTATTACGACCATGTGCCCCTCTTCGCCGGCGCCCGCGTCATGGACGACAAGGGCAAGGATGGCGACGCCAATGATGCGGTGATTAAGGCGCTGATGGGCGCCGAGAAGCTGCTGGCGCGCGGAAGGTTGAAGCACCAGTACCCGCATAGCTGGCGCTCCAAGGCGCCGATCATCTTCCGCAACACGCCGCAATGGTTCATCGCGATGGACAAGGACATCGCGGCGGCGGACGGTTCCAGCGCCAGTGGCGACACGCTGCGCGCCCGCGCGCTCGGCGGCATCGCCGGGGTGCAATGGGTGCCGGCCTCCGGCCAGAACCGCATCACCGGCATGATCGAGAACCGGCCGGACTGGGTGGTCTCGCGCCAGCGCGCCTGGGGCGTGCCGATCGCCGTCTTCGTCAAGGACAGGGGCGACGGCACGGTCGAGATCCTGCGCGACGAGAAGGTGAATGCCCGCATCGCCGAGGCCTTCGCCACCGAGGGGGCGGACGCCTGGTACAAGGAAGGCGCCGCCCAGCGCTTCCTCGGCACCGATTACAGTTCCAATGAATGGACCAAGGTCGACGACATTCTCGACGTGTGGTTCGATTCAGGCTCCACCCACGCCTTCACGCTGGAAGTGCGCGAAGACCTCAAGGCTGACCGCGCCTTCAATGGCGGGCCGGACCGGGTGATGTATCTCGAAGGCTCGGACCAGCATCGCGGCTGGTTCCATTCCTCGCTGCTGGAGAGCTGCGGCACGCGCGGGCGCCCGCCTTACGACGTGGTGCTGACGCATGGCTTCGTGCTCGACGAGCAGGGCCGCAAAATGTCGAAATCGGTCGGCAATGTCGTCGCCCCGCAGGAGGTGATCAAGAACTCCGGCGCCGACATTCTGCGCCTGTGGGTGTGCGCCTCCGACTATTCCGACGATCTGCGCATCGGGCCGGAAATCCTCAAGACCACGGTCGAGACCTATCGCAAGCTGCGCAACACGCTGCGCTGGCTGCTCGGCTCGCTGCATCATTACCGCGAGGCCGAGCGCGTCGCCTTCGCCGACATGCCGGCGCTGGAAAAGATGGTGCTGCACCGCCTCGCCGAGCTCGACGGCGTGGTGCGCGAGGCCTATGCCGGCTTCGACTTCAAGCGGGTGAACGCGGCACTGACCGCCTTCATGACCAGCGAACTCTCGGCCTTCTATTTCGACGTGCGCAAGGACGCGCTCTATTGCGACCCGCTCTCCTCGGTGACGCGGCGGGCCTGCCTCACCGTGCTCGACGAGGTGTTCAACCGGCTCGTCGTCTGGCTGGCGCCGATTCTGCCCTTCACGGCGGAGGAGACCTGGCTGGCGCGCTTCCCCTCCGAGACCGGTTCGGTGCATCTTCAGACCTTCCCCGACACGCCGGCGAAATGGCGCGACCCGGTGCTGGCCGATGAGTGGCGCAAGATCCGCCTGGTGCGGCGCGTCGTGCTCGGCGCGCTGGAAGTGGAGCGCGCGGCCAAGCGCATCGGCTCCTCGCTGGAAGCGGCGCCGGTGATCCACGTCTCCGACCCGAACCTGTTCGCCGCGGTGAGCGCGGTCGATCTGGCGGAAGTGTGCATCACCTCCGACGCGCATCTGATGCCGGATGAGGGCCCGGCCGACGCCTTCCGCCTGCCGGACGTGCCGGGCGTCGCGGTCGTGCCGAACCGGGCGGTGGGGCATAAATGCGCCCGCTCCTGGAAGATCTCGCCGCTGGTGGGCACGGAGGCGGACTATCCCGACGTGACCCCGCGCGACGCGCAGGCGCTGCGCGAACTGGCCCATGCCCGCCGGGCGGCGGAGTGA
- a CDS encoding M16 family metallopeptidase, whose translation MPALMLLAGAAAGLATAPARADAAEVAEFTLGNGMQVVVVPDHRAPVVTHMVWYRVGSADEQPGKSGIAHFLEHLMFKGTDKHPAGEFSQVVAKLGGQENAFTSQDYTAYFQRVAKQNLATVMGFEADRMTGLVLTDEVVLPERDVVLEERRMRTDNDPASQLSEAAQAAMFVNHPYGHPIIGWEDEIKQLNRQDALDFYRRFYTPNNAILVVAGDVEPEEVKKLAEETYGKVAPRAETAERIRPQEPPPRAERRLVLADGRVGQPSLSRSYLVPSYRGDRDESVTLDVLAQVLGGGSTGRLYRSLVVDKGVAASAGAWYQSTALDDTRFGLSVTPRPEVTMEAVETALDETIAALATNGPDAAELERAKTRLVAEAIYAQDNQATLARIYGAALATGSTAQDVKIWPELVKSVTAEQVRDAARRWLVPARAVTSQLLQAKPAPAAALPEPGAERASPGEDRS comes from the coding sequence ATGCCCGCTCTGATGCTGCTCGCCGGCGCCGCCGCCGGCCTTGCCACCGCTCCCGCGCGCGCGGACGCCGCCGAGGTGGCGGAGTTCACCCTCGGCAACGGCATGCAGGTGGTGGTGGTGCCTGACCATCGCGCCCCGGTCGTCACCCATATGGTGTGGTACCGGGTCGGCTCGGCCGACGAGCAGCCGGGCAAGTCGGGCATCGCCCATTTCCTCGAGCATCTGATGTTCAAGGGTACGGACAAACACCCGGCGGGCGAGTTCTCGCAGGTGGTCGCCAAGCTCGGCGGGCAGGAAAACGCCTTCACCTCGCAGGACTACACCGCCTATTTCCAGCGCGTCGCCAAGCAGAACCTCGCCACCGTGATGGGCTTCGAGGCCGACCGCATGACCGGCCTCGTCCTGACCGACGAGGTGGTGCTGCCCGAGCGCGACGTGGTGCTGGAAGAGCGCCGCATGCGCACCGACAACGACCCTGCCTCGCAGCTTTCCGAGGCCGCGCAGGCCGCCATGTTCGTCAACCACCCCTATGGCCACCCGATCATCGGCTGGGAAGACGAGATCAAGCAGCTGAACCGGCAGGACGCGCTGGATTTCTACCGCCGCTTCTACACGCCCAACAACGCCATCCTCGTGGTGGCGGGCGATGTCGAGCCGGAGGAGGTGAAGAAGCTGGCCGAGGAGACCTATGGCAAGGTCGCCCCGCGCGCCGAGACGGCGGAACGCATTCGCCCGCAGGAGCCCCCGCCGCGCGCCGAACGCCGGCTGGTGCTGGCCGATGGCCGCGTCGGCCAGCCGAGCCTCTCGCGCAGCTATCTCGTGCCCTCCTATCGCGGCGACCGCGACGAGAGTGTCACGCTCGACGTGCTCGCCCAGGTGCTGGGCGGCGGTTCCACCGGGCGGCTCTACCGCTCGCTCGTGGTCGACAAGGGCGTCGCCGCCAGTGCCGGCGCCTGGTACCAGTCGACCGCCCTCGACGATACGCGCTTCGGCCTCTCGGTGACGCCGCGCCCCGAGGTGACGATGGAGGCGGTGGAAACCGCGCTTGACGAGACCATCGCGGCGCTGGCCACGAACGGGCCGGACGCGGCCGAGCTGGAGCGGGCCAAGACCCGGTTGGTGGCCGAGGCGATCTATGCCCAGGACAACCAGGCGACGCTGGCGCGCATCTATGGCGCCGCGCTCGCCACCGGCTCCACCGCGCAGGATGTGAAGATCTGGCCAGAACTGGTGAAGTCCGTCACCGCCGAGCAGGTGCGCGACGCCGCGCGGCGCTGGCTGGTGCCCGCCCGCGCCGTGACCAGCCAGCTGCTGCAGGCCAAGCCCGCCCCCGCCGCCGCCCTGCCCGAGCCGGGCGCCGAACGGGCGAGCCCCGGGGAGGACCGTTCGTGA
- a CDS encoding LysR family transcriptional regulator, with amino-acid sequence MSEVLAGVDAFVAAVDTGSFSAAGVRLGLTRSAVAKTVARLEGRLSVRLFHRTTRALSLTEDGQRYYEHCVRALAELQAGRSALESGRREATGRLRVSAPLLFGRRCVAPLLARLAARHPRLELDLALSDRLVDLVEDGFDLAIRNGEIGSGHGLMTRTVGLQRMTVCASPAYLAVEGTPQGLDDLHRHHAVTYARDGRVKAWEFPLGKGAPVAVTPPSRLRFDDLEAIADAAEAGHGLAWLPCWLIRARVHSGALVPLLAEVPRQVFATHALWPAAPHMPMKLRLALDALAAELPGSAEL; translated from the coding sequence ATGAGCGAGGTTCTGGCAGGCGTGGACGCCTTCGTCGCCGCGGTGGACACCGGCAGCTTTTCGGCGGCCGGCGTCCGGCTCGGCCTGACGCGCTCGGCGGTGGCGAAGACGGTGGCGCGGCTGGAAGGCCGGCTTTCCGTTCGCCTGTTCCACCGCACCACCCGCGCTTTGAGCCTCACCGAGGACGGGCAGCGCTATTACGAGCATTGCGTGCGGGCGCTGGCCGAACTGCAGGCCGGCCGCTCCGCGCTGGAATCGGGCCGGCGCGAGGCCACGGGGCGGCTGCGGGTAAGCGCGCCGCTGCTGTTCGGGCGGCGCTGCGTCGCTCCCCTGCTGGCGCGGCTGGCCGCCCGCCATCCCCGGCTCGAACTCGATCTCGCCCTCTCCGACCGGCTGGTCGATCTGGTCGAGGACGGGTTCGATCTCGCCATCCGCAATGGCGAGATCGGGTCAGGCCATGGATTGATGACCCGCACCGTCGGGCTGCAGCGGATGACCGTCTGCGCGTCCCCCGCCTATCTGGCAGTGGAGGGCACGCCGCAGGGGCTCGACGATCTTCACCGCCACCACGCGGTGACCTATGCCCGCGACGGCCGGGTGAAGGCCTGGGAATTTCCGCTGGGCAAGGGAGCGCCGGTGGCGGTGACGCCACCGAGCCGGCTGCGCTTCGATGATCTGGAAGCGATCGCCGATGCCGCCGAGGCGGGGCACGGCCTTGCCTGGCTGCCCTGCTGGCTCATCCGCGCGCGGGTTCACAGCGGCGCGCTGGTGCCCTTGCTGGCGGAGGTGCCGCGCCAGGTCTTCGCCACCCATGCGCTGTGGCCGGCGGCGCCACATATGCCGATGAAGCTGCGCCTCGCCCTCGACGCGCTCGCCGCCGAGCTGCCCGGCAGCGCCGAGCTGTAA
- a CDS encoding bifunctional riboflavin kinase/FAD synthetase, with product MTHAAASPHPFLVLREGDALPPALARPVVAIGNFDGVHRGHRAVIGTAIDQARSLGRPALALTFEPHPRAYFRPAEPIFRLTPEPMKLKRLSETGLDGAVVLAFDAAMAGRDAEDFVAAILVGRLGVAMVVAGYDFHFGKGRGGSPLFLREAGKRHGFGVEIVPPLLDEGAQISSSVIRAALAQGRVEQAAHMLGAPFAIEAEVVHGDKRGRELGYPTANMRLDPAVTLAHGIYAVTVEIDGTRHKGVASFGRRPTFDDGAPRLETFIFDFAGDLYGRVLTVAFHAWLRPELKFDGIDALIAQMDIDSARARAALG from the coding sequence ATGACCCACGCCGCCGCTTCCCCGCACCCTTTCCTCGTCCTGCGCGAGGGTGACGCGCTGCCCCCCGCCCTCGCCCGGCCGGTGGTCGCCATCGGCAATTTCGACGGCGTGCATCGCGGCCACCGCGCGGTGATCGGCACCGCCATCGACCAGGCGCGCTCGCTCGGGCGGCCGGCGCTGGCGCTGACCTTCGAGCCGCATCCGCGCGCCTATTTCCGCCCGGCCGAGCCGATCTTCCGCCTGACGCCGGAGCCGATGAAGCTCAAGCGCCTGAGCGAGACCGGGCTTGATGGCGCGGTCGTGCTCGCCTTCGACGCTGCCATGGCCGGGCGCGACGCCGAGGATTTCGTCGCCGCCATTCTTGTCGGGCGTCTCGGCGTCGCCATGGTGGTGGCGGGCTATGATTTCCATTTCGGCAAGGGCCGGGGCGGCTCGCCGCTGTTCCTGCGCGAGGCCGGCAAGCGCCATGGCTTCGGGGTGGAGATCGTGCCGCCGCTGCTCGATGAGGGCGCGCAGATTTCCTCCAGCGTCATCCGCGCCGCGCTGGCGCAGGGCCGCGTCGAACAGGCCGCCCATATGCTGGGCGCGCCCTTCGCCATCGAGGCCGAGGTGGTGCATGGCGACAAGCGCGGGCGCGAACTCGGCTACCCCACCGCCAATATGCGGCTTGATCCGGCGGTGACGCTGGCGCACGGCATCTATGCGGTGACGGTGGAGATCGACGGAACGCGGCACAAGGGCGTGGCGAGCTTCGGCCGCCGCCCGACCTTCGACGACGGCGCGCCGCGGCTGGAGACCTTCATCTTCGACTTCGCCGGCGACCTCTATGGCCGCGTGCTCACCGTCGCCTTCCACGCCTGGCTGCGGCCGGAGCTGAAATTCGACGGCATCGACGCGCTGATCGCGCAGATGGACATCGACAGCGCCCGGGCCCGCGCGGCGCTGGGGTAG